One Loxodonta africana isolate mLoxAfr1 chromosome 4, mLoxAfr1.hap2, whole genome shotgun sequence genomic region harbors:
- the LOC135227248 gene encoding NKG2-A/NKG2-B type II integral membrane protein-like isoform X1 has translation MNNQTVTYSEVNLAMNPKRQQIKPKDADSSISVTEQEITYVELNLHGASQDLQKNDKNFRCKGKLIAGILGITSIVLMAGVITMKFKVISSSIGNPEENRTPNASHCGRCPEDWLSYSNNCYYVSSDKKTWTESQMACASKKSNLTNIDNEEEMKFMDLLPSSWVGLSRESSNYPWLWINGSPSNQKIREIPNRTYNCAIVYSSSLQSASCGSAKTYICKLETLS, from the exons ATGAATAATCAAACAGTAACCTACTCAGAAGTGAATCTGGCCATGAACCCAAAAAGGCAGCAAATCAAACCCAAGGACGCTGATAGCTCCATTTCAGTCACTGAGCAGGAAATAACTTATGTGGAATTAAACCTTCATGGTGCTTCCCAGGATCTTCAGAAGAATGACAAGAATTTCCGCTGCAAAG GGAAGCTCATTGCTGGGATCCTGGGAATCACCTCCATTGTCTTGATGGCCGGTGTAATAACCATGAAATTTAAAGTTATTTCTTCTT CTATTGGAAATCCAGAGGAGAACAGAACCCCGAATG CATCTCATTGTGGCCGTTGTCCAGAGGACTGGTTATCCTATTCCAACAATTGCTATTATGTTAGTAGTGATAAAAAAACCTGGACTGAGAGTCAAATGGCCTGTGCTTCTAAGAAATCTAATCTGACTAATATAGATAATGAAGAAGAAATG aagTTTATGGACCTTCTACCTTCTTCATGGGTTGGACTCTCTCGTGAAAGCAGTAATTATCCCTGGTTATGGATAAATGGCTCACCTTCCAACCAAAA GATAAGAGAGATACCAAATCGTACTTACAACTGTGCTATTGTATACTCATCAAGCCTTCAATCAGCCAGTTGTGGATCTGCAAAAACATACATTTGTAAGCTTGAGACTTTGAGTTAA
- the LOC135227248 gene encoding NKG2-A/NKG2-B type II integral membrane protein-like isoform X2: MNNQTVTYSEVNLAMNPKRQQIKPKDADSSISVTEQEITYVELNLHGASQDLQKNDKNFRCKGKLIAGILGITSIVLMAGVITMKFKVISSSSHCGRCPEDWLSYSNNCYYVSSDKKTWTESQMACASKKSNLTNIDNEEEMKFMDLLPSSWVGLSRESSNYPWLWINGSPSNQKIREIPNRTYNCAIVYSSSLQSASCGSAKTYICKLETLS, encoded by the exons ATGAATAATCAAACAGTAACCTACTCAGAAGTGAATCTGGCCATGAACCCAAAAAGGCAGCAAATCAAACCCAAGGACGCTGATAGCTCCATTTCAGTCACTGAGCAGGAAATAACTTATGTGGAATTAAACCTTCATGGTGCTTCCCAGGATCTTCAGAAGAATGACAAGAATTTCCGCTGCAAAG GGAAGCTCATTGCTGGGATCCTGGGAATCACCTCCATTGTCTTGATGGCCGGTGTAATAACCATGAAATTTAAAGTTATTTCTTCTT CATCTCATTGTGGCCGTTGTCCAGAGGACTGGTTATCCTATTCCAACAATTGCTATTATGTTAGTAGTGATAAAAAAACCTGGACTGAGAGTCAAATGGCCTGTGCTTCTAAGAAATCTAATCTGACTAATATAGATAATGAAGAAGAAATG aagTTTATGGACCTTCTACCTTCTTCATGGGTTGGACTCTCTCGTGAAAGCAGTAATTATCCCTGGTTATGGATAAATGGCTCACCTTCCAACCAAAA GATAAGAGAGATACCAAATCGTACTTACAACTGTGCTATTGTATACTCATCAAGCCTTCAATCAGCCAGTTGTGGATCTGCAAAAACATACATTTGTAAGCTTGAGACTTTGAGTTAA
- the LOC135227248 gene encoding NKG2-A/NKG2-B type II integral membrane protein-like isoform X3, whose translation MNNQTVTYSEVNLAMNPKRQQIKPKDADSSISVTEQEITYVELNLHGASQDLQKNDKNFRCKAIGNPEENRTPNASHCGRCPEDWLSYSNNCYYVSSDKKTWTESQMACASKKSNLTNIDNEEEMKFMDLLPSSWVGLSRESSNYPWLWINGSPSNQKIREIPNRTYNCAIVYSSSLQSASCGSAKTYICKLETLS comes from the exons ATGAATAATCAAACAGTAACCTACTCAGAAGTGAATCTGGCCATGAACCCAAAAAGGCAGCAAATCAAACCCAAGGACGCTGATAGCTCCATTTCAGTCACTGAGCAGGAAATAACTTATGTGGAATTAAACCTTCATGGTGCTTCCCAGGATCTTCAGAAGAATGACAAGAATTTCCGCTGCAAAG CTATTGGAAATCCAGAGGAGAACAGAACCCCGAATG CATCTCATTGTGGCCGTTGTCCAGAGGACTGGTTATCCTATTCCAACAATTGCTATTATGTTAGTAGTGATAAAAAAACCTGGACTGAGAGTCAAATGGCCTGTGCTTCTAAGAAATCTAATCTGACTAATATAGATAATGAAGAAGAAATG aagTTTATGGACCTTCTACCTTCTTCATGGGTTGGACTCTCTCGTGAAAGCAGTAATTATCCCTGGTTATGGATAAATGGCTCACCTTCCAACCAAAA GATAAGAGAGATACCAAATCGTACTTACAACTGTGCTATTGTATACTCATCAAGCCTTCAATCAGCCAGTTGTGGATCTGCAAAAACATACATTTGTAAGCTTGAGACTTTGAGTTAA